A genomic segment from Brucella pseudogrignonensis encodes:
- a CDS encoding DUF805 domain-containing protein encodes MRNYAVFSGRASRSQYWFFSLTFFIMLVVAIVIDQMVGDTTGDEPAGLFTAIVYLAHLLPAISVTVRRLHDTDRSGWWILAGLVPLIGQIALLVFMCSPSTPRANRFGSSFADTATAKPVTNQHGIAPSNGSAVTPLDQLEKISSLRASGAIDEDEFKQLKANVISRSSH; translated from the coding sequence ATGCGCAACTATGCCGTGTTTTCAGGGCGTGCCAGCCGTTCGCAATACTGGTTTTTCAGCCTTACATTTTTCATCATGCTTGTCGTGGCAATAGTCATCGACCAAATGGTGGGCGATACGACAGGCGATGAGCCTGCAGGGCTTTTCACGGCGATTGTTTACTTGGCGCATTTGCTGCCAGCTATTTCAGTCACGGTTAGGCGCTTGCACGACACTGATCGGTCGGGCTGGTGGATATTGGCAGGGCTTGTGCCATTGATCGGTCAAATCGCGCTGTTGGTTTTTATGTGCTCGCCATCAACGCCACGCGCGAACCGCTTTGGGAGCAGTTTTGCTGATACTGCGACTGCGAAGCCGGTTACGAACCAGCACGGCATTGCGCCATCGAACGGCTCAGCTGTTACACCACTTGATCAACTTGAAAAAATCTCTTCGCTTCGGGCGTCCGGGGCTATTGATGAGGATGAATTCAAACAGCTCAAAGCGAATGTGATTTCGCGCTCATCGCATTGA
- a CDS encoding superinfection immunity protein: protein MGKYIRKFKRLLPLACMAGMLTLILSGRAWAAQGAFDSLLITLAFIAVVLAILLVLFIPTIVAFRREHPNRWLILVVNLAFGGTVVGWVAALVWALHYAHISEEGSNGGESGINLFVNDPVAVRVDPDFHQNLSVPSPAINDGISSRPKPTPSSTTKAKAQNQDAIAALHRLNTLFESGAITADEYTALKTPILNRYIHATE from the coding sequence ATGGGAAAATATATCAGGAAATTTAAGCGGCTTTTGCCGCTGGCCTGTATGGCTGGAATGCTGACCTTAATTCTCTCAGGTCGAGCTTGGGCAGCTCAAGGCGCTTTTGACTCCCTGCTTATCACACTGGCATTCATCGCCGTCGTTTTAGCAATTCTGTTGGTTCTCTTTATCCCGACCATTGTTGCCTTTCGACGCGAACATCCCAATCGTTGGCTGATCCTCGTCGTTAATCTGGCATTTGGCGGCACGGTCGTTGGCTGGGTGGCTGCTTTGGTTTGGGCGCTGCACTATGCTCATATCAGTGAAGAAGGCAGCAATGGCGGTGAGAGCGGGATTAATCTCTTCGTCAACGACCCAGTTGCCGTTCGCGTTGATCCGGACTTTCACCAAAACTTAAGTGTTCCGTCACCGGCGATAAACGATGGAATATCGTCAAGACCAAAACCAACACCATCATCGACAACAAAAGCAAAAGCGCAGAACCAAGACGCTATTGCAGCGTTGCATCGCCTGAACACCCTTTTTGAGAGTGGTGCGATTACGGCTGATGAATATACGGCGCTAAAAACCCCAATCCTCAATCGATATATTCATGCAACGGAGTGA
- a CDS encoding efflux RND transporter periplasmic adaptor subunit translates to MSNRRFSIFAIVAGGCFIAAMLALQDWSSSDPEAEVASSAVPVHAETVKVGRERVLLTDELPGRVAAFKKVEIRPQVSGIIKKKVVEAGSRVSAGQILFEIEPALFLADLETARAALTRAESALEHARSGFQRAEALLASKAASQKNYEDARNDMTVAQANLAEARAVFNRRQLDLDFATIRSPIDGYVGRTVADEGSLASISGQTELAVVQQLERVYVDLRLPATKLDSVQFAAEEKIGQIEILRADGKPYSYSAKLVLSDVTVDAVTGNATIRVLVENPELQLLPGMFVRAQVPSGLLSDVILVPEYALVRTGGDDASLMVVDPDGRVKRRKITLGEAISRRVVVKAGLQPGETIVIRGQERLQDGMLVNADNSPNATTVKDKI, encoded by the coding sequence ATGTCAAACCGCCGCTTCTCCATTTTCGCTATCGTTGCAGGCGGATGTTTCATCGCTGCCATGCTTGCTTTGCAAGATTGGAGCAGTTCAGATCCGGAAGCCGAGGTTGCCTCCTCAGCCGTTCCAGTGCACGCTGAAACTGTTAAAGTCGGTCGGGAACGCGTTCTTCTTACGGATGAACTGCCGGGGCGAGTAGCGGCTTTTAAGAAAGTTGAAATCAGGCCGCAAGTCAGTGGGATCATTAAAAAGAAAGTTGTTGAGGCCGGCTCCCGTGTCAGCGCTGGTCAGATCCTTTTCGAGATTGAACCCGCTTTATTTTTGGCGGATCTGGAAACTGCACGCGCCGCATTGACGCGTGCAGAAAGTGCGCTGGAGCATGCTCGGTCGGGCTTTCAGCGCGCTGAAGCTTTACTCGCGAGTAAAGCGGCAAGTCAAAAGAACTACGAGGATGCGCGAAACGATATGACGGTGGCCCAAGCCAATCTGGCCGAGGCTCGTGCTGTTTTTAACCGTCGTCAGCTTGATCTTGACTTCGCCACCATAAGATCGCCGATTGATGGCTACGTCGGACGAACCGTCGCGGACGAAGGCTCTCTCGCATCAATTTCGGGGCAGACCGAACTCGCAGTCGTTCAGCAGCTGGAACGTGTTTATGTGGATTTACGCCTGCCCGCAACAAAACTCGATTCGGTGCAATTTGCGGCAGAAGAGAAAATAGGCCAGATTGAGATACTACGTGCCGATGGCAAGCCTTATTCCTATTCTGCGAAGCTGGTACTTTCAGATGTTACGGTTGACGCCGTGACGGGCAACGCAACGATCCGAGTGCTCGTTGAGAATCCTGAATTGCAGCTTTTGCCTGGCATGTTTGTTCGTGCCCAAGTGCCCAGCGGATTGCTCTCCGATGTAATACTTGTTCCTGAATATGCTCTCGTTCGGACAGGAGGAGACGACGCCAGTCTTATGGTCGTTGATCCCGACGGGCGCGTAAAAAGGCGCAAAATAACGCTTGGAGAGGCCATCAGTCGTCGTGTGGTGGTCAAGGCAGGGCTTCAACCCGGTGAAACCATCGTAATTCGCGGTCAGGAGCGTTTGCAGGATGGGATGCTCGTAAACGCCGATAACTCACCAAACGCGACGACTGTGAAAGACAAGATTTAA
- a CDS encoding response regulator produces the protein MNNALILIVEDEPEIAEIIETYLSREGFRVVTAGDGTVGLGHHLRLRPDLVVLDIKLPGQDGYEVLAAIRRRGNTPVIMVTALAEDLDKLQALRIGADDYVVKPFNPLEVVARVKAVLRRSMGVPTERLLRVGPVTVDLQAYRVTIERDTGPLTLELTKTEFRILSHMAASLGKVFERSELVDACLPEGEALDRTVDSHVSNLRRKLAAAGADGLLTGVRGVGYRLDNTNG, from the coding sequence ATGAACAATGCTTTAATTCTTATTGTTGAGGATGAGCCCGAAATTGCTGAAATCATCGAGACGTATCTGTCTCGCGAGGGGTTTCGTGTTGTCACGGCAGGTGACGGAACTGTCGGGTTAGGGCACCATCTTCGTCTTCGCCCTGATCTCGTGGTCCTCGATATTAAATTGCCGGGACAGGACGGCTATGAGGTTTTGGCTGCAATCCGTCGCCGTGGCAATACGCCAGTCATTATGGTGACTGCGTTGGCCGAAGACTTGGATAAGCTGCAAGCTTTACGTATCGGAGCCGATGACTACGTTGTTAAGCCTTTTAATCCGCTTGAGGTCGTAGCGCGTGTGAAAGCCGTCCTGCGAAGAAGTATGGGCGTGCCGACTGAACGTTTGTTGCGCGTGGGGCCGGTAACCGTGGATTTACAGGCGTATCGTGTCACGATTGAAAGGGACACAGGTCCTCTCACGCTTGAGTTAACAAAGACAGAGTTCCGTATTCTATCCCATATGGCTGCGAGTCTGGGGAAGGTTTTTGAGCGCTCGGAGTTGGTTGATGCGTGTCTGCCCGAAGGTGAAGCGCTCGACCGGACTGTGGATAGCCATGTGAGCAATTTACGCCGCAAGTTAGCTGCCGCCGGAGCTGATGGATTGCTTACTGGAGTGCGCGGCGTTGGATACCGCTTGGACAATACAAATGGGTAA
- a CDS encoding ATP-binding protein yields the protein MGKNLNSLIVRAMIMLTLLAFAVVYFGLTTYFFFIYEWLYPDFTNDDVLRTGDIITLGLLLGVGISTASVLGWVLAKRIVDPLKSVANAARKIANGDFSARASLRHENFGEARDLVNDFNQMAERLQRAEAELQYSNSAIAHELRTPLTILRGRLQGLLDGAFSPSSESYARLIGHVDDLSAIVEELRTLALGNAGKLDLQCTQFDLATEAESVLASLEDQFEKSGIKTVSALGQAVTVADRWRVRQAFIALLENCCRYAPQSTVSVETGVAGEHVFFRCGDTGPGLSEESRLRAFERFWRADDSRGRGRGGSGLGLSIVKAIAQAHGGDARILPLKNSGFGIEIRIPIRETTASN from the coding sequence ATGGGTAAAAACTTAAACTCATTGATTGTGCGTGCGATGATAATGCTTACGCTGTTGGCGTTCGCTGTGGTTTACTTCGGGCTGACGACTTACTTTTTTTTCATTTATGAATGGCTTTATCCCGATTTCACCAATGATGACGTGCTTCGGACGGGCGATATCATAACTCTGGGTCTTCTCTTAGGAGTGGGTATATCGACAGCTTCAGTGCTTGGATGGGTTCTTGCAAAGCGGATTGTCGACCCGTTGAAGTCGGTTGCGAATGCGGCGCGCAAGATTGCAAATGGTGATTTCTCTGCACGCGCCAGTTTACGACACGAAAACTTCGGCGAGGCAAGGGATTTGGTTAATGACTTCAACCAAATGGCGGAGCGATTGCAGCGTGCTGAGGCTGAGTTGCAATATTCCAATTCAGCGATCGCGCATGAGTTGCGGACACCGCTGACGATACTTCGCGGGCGCCTGCAAGGTCTGCTGGATGGAGCCTTTTCACCCAGTAGTGAATCCTATGCACGCCTTATCGGGCATGTTGACGACCTGTCGGCAATTGTCGAGGAATTGCGCACACTCGCACTTGGTAACGCTGGCAAACTTGACCTGCAGTGCACCCAATTTGACTTAGCGACAGAGGCTGAGAGCGTTCTTGCATCGCTGGAAGATCAGTTCGAAAAATCTGGGATCAAAACGGTGTCCGCGCTTGGCCAAGCAGTTACAGTCGCTGACCGTTGGCGTGTGCGGCAGGCTTTCATAGCCTTGCTTGAGAATTGTTGCCGTTACGCACCGCAAAGCACCGTTTCCGTCGAGACCGGCGTCGCAGGCGAACACGTTTTTTTCCGCTGTGGCGACACGGGGCCAGGCCTCTCCGAGGAAAGCCGATTACGGGCTTTCGAACGCTTCTGGCGCGCTGACGATTCGAGGGGGCGGGGCAGGGGCGGATCCGGTCTCGGCCTATCAATTGTGAAAGCGATTGCACAGGCACATGGAGGGGACGCCCGTATTCTCCCCCTTAAAAACTCCGGCTTTGGGATCGAAATCCGCATTCCGATCCGAGAAACCACGGCTTCGAATTGA
- a CDS encoding ABC transporter ATP-binding protein, with protein MSPAPQNPDDYDSLAAQHVSLRRVLALFRPYRKRIATVIVLMLIASATGLAGPFLLRAIIDDALPRNDLKLLSLLVAGMILVALVSAIIGAWQVVLSSRIGQAVLHDLRVRLYAHLQNLSLRFFTGTRVGEVQSRIANDVDGLQSLVSDTANELGRSLSSVIMTSIAIIILDWRLALLVLFIVPGTLIISGRVARAREALTFQQQGRAADLSVAVQETLSASGIILARTMGRAAHLNQRFNRISGDLAQLEVRSRTAGEWQWSLIGFALAVLPAFTLLAGGVLMQTQNPATIGTLVAMIALQEQLLWPFEQLLEIGRDARKTRALFARIFEYLDKPVEITERANAKTIPRSAMKGEVELDHVSFNYGEEGRSALHDVSFTIKAGSNVAIVGQTGSGKTTLGYLLARLYDVDSGAIRFDGVDLRDLSFQSLSEMLGVVSQKPYLLHATVAENLRFAKPEATDKELYAAAKTAQIHDHIIGLPDGYDTIVGEDGYRFSGGEKQRLVLARTILRNPPVLLLDEATSALDTRTERAMSEALARMSKGRTTITIAHRLSTIRHADIIVVMNAGRIVEQGSHDELLALNGAYAELLHNS; from the coding sequence ATGTCTCCAGCGCCTCAAAACCCAGACGATTATGATAGTCTTGCCGCGCAGCACGTCTCATTGCGGCGTGTGTTAGCACTCTTCAGGCCTTACCGGAAAAGGATCGCGACTGTTATTGTGCTGATGTTGATCGCATCGGCAACCGGATTGGCAGGGCCTTTTCTTTTGCGTGCGATTATCGATGACGCATTGCCCCGAAATGACCTTAAACTGTTGAGCTTGCTTGTGGCAGGTATGATCCTTGTCGCGCTCGTGTCAGCCATAATCGGCGCATGGCAGGTGGTTCTAAGTTCACGTATCGGACAGGCTGTACTGCATGACTTGAGGGTGAGATTATACGCCCATCTCCAGAATCTTTCACTTCGGTTTTTCACGGGCACCCGTGTAGGGGAGGTGCAGTCCAGAATTGCAAATGACGTCGACGGCCTTCAATCGCTTGTCAGTGATACGGCTAATGAGCTCGGGCGCTCGCTCAGTTCTGTCATTATGACGTCTATCGCCATTATTATTCTCGACTGGCGATTGGCGCTCCTCGTACTGTTTATCGTGCCAGGAACACTTATTATCAGCGGCCGTGTTGCCCGGGCACGCGAGGCTCTCACCTTTCAGCAACAGGGCCGCGCTGCCGATTTGTCGGTTGCCGTGCAAGAAACACTTTCTGCCTCCGGTATCATACTCGCTCGCACAATGGGCCGTGCCGCGCACTTAAATCAGCGATTTAACCGCATCTCAGGTGATCTCGCGCAACTTGAGGTGAGATCGCGCACAGCTGGTGAATGGCAGTGGTCCCTGATCGGCTTCGCTCTTGCTGTTTTACCGGCATTTACTTTGCTTGCAGGCGGCGTGTTGATGCAAACACAGAACCCGGCAACCATAGGGACACTTGTGGCTATGATCGCTCTTCAAGAGCAATTGCTTTGGCCATTTGAACAATTACTCGAAATCGGCCGTGATGCGCGCAAGACACGGGCATTATTCGCGCGAATATTTGAGTATTTAGACAAGCCAGTGGAAATCACCGAACGAGCAAATGCGAAAACTATTCCTCGGTCTGCGATGAAGGGAGAGGTGGAACTGGACCATGTCAGCTTTAATTATGGCGAGGAGGGCCGTTCTGCTTTGCACGACGTCAGTTTTACCATTAAAGCGGGCAGCAATGTCGCGATTGTGGGACAAACCGGTTCCGGAAAGACGACGCTTGGCTACCTTTTGGCGCGGCTTTATGACGTCGATAGCGGCGCCATCCGATTTGACGGCGTTGATTTGCGTGACCTCAGCTTCCAGTCTCTATCAGAAATGCTGGGGGTTGTTTCTCAAAAGCCCTATCTTCTGCACGCTACAGTCGCAGAAAACCTGCGTTTCGCGAAACCTGAAGCAACCGATAAGGAACTTTATGCTGCGGCTAAGACCGCCCAGATCCATGACCATATCATCGGTTTACCCGACGGTTACGACACAATCGTAGGGGAAGATGGCTATCGCTTTTCGGGTGGTGAAAAGCAACGCTTGGTTTTAGCCAGAACTATTCTCCGAAATCCTCCGGTGCTTTTGTTGGATGAGGCCACAAGTGCACTTGATACCCGCACGGAACGTGCAATGTCAGAGGCTTTGGCACGCATGTCGAAAGGGCGTACCACAATTACAATTGCCCATCGTTTGTCTACCATTCGTCACGCTGACATAATTGTGGTTATGAATGCAGGGCGAATAGTGGAACAGGGCAGCCATGATGAACTTTTGGCGCTTAACGGAGCCTATGCAGAATTGCTGCACAATTCATAA
- a CDS encoding porin, with amino-acid sequence MNAKLILFSSMASLVTITSANAADYIVSPEPESVQYVRVCDAYGAGYFYIPGTETCLRTHGYVRADLKGGDNVYGRTRHNVPGFTNNSRDTYNFLSRFTLRFSTTSETELGTLRTYAETRFQYENGADSKSSGSLRFGYIQLGGLRIGLDESAFTTFTGYAGSVINDDVIMFGGYRTNAISYTFTGGNGFSAIIALEQGGNGDIDAGKYTLNGRAYTIDGRIDNYTPHVVAGLRYEQGWGALSTVAAYDSKNEKWAGKVRLDVNVTDQLSLWVMGGYKSNKDRYLATELNSDGSFYRGIRLRDSFYGTWGGDWAVWGGAKFKATDKASFNVQLAYEDAKTLAATANIAYEMVPGFTVTPEVSYTKWNDKLSDLKGKSAWQGMVRFQRSF; translated from the coding sequence TTGAACGCTAAACTTATTCTTTTCTCATCGATGGCATCACTTGTAACCATTACATCCGCAAACGCTGCTGATTATATTGTTTCACCAGAGCCAGAATCGGTCCAGTACGTTCGTGTATGCGATGCATATGGTGCTGGTTACTTCTATATTCCTGGTACGGAAACTTGCCTGCGTACTCACGGCTATGTTCGCGCTGACCTGAAGGGCGGCGATAATGTATATGGACGGACACGCCACAATGTTCCAGGCTTTACGAACAACAGCCGCGACACTTACAACTTTTTGAGCCGCTTCACCTTGCGTTTCTCGACCACCTCAGAAACTGAACTTGGCACTTTGCGTACATATGCCGAAACTCGTTTTCAGTATGAAAATGGTGCAGATTCTAAATCGTCAGGTTCTCTGCGTTTCGGCTATATTCAGCTTGGCGGTCTGCGTATTGGACTGGATGAATCGGCGTTTACAACTTTCACCGGCTATGCTGGAAGTGTGATCAACGACGATGTTATCATGTTTGGCGGATATCGCACGAACGCGATCAGCTACACATTCACGGGTGGCAATGGCTTCTCAGCTATTATCGCTCTGGAGCAGGGTGGCAATGGTGACATAGATGCCGGCAAATATACCTTAAATGGTCGCGCCTATACTATTGATGGACGTATCGACAATTACACGCCGCACGTTGTTGCAGGCCTTCGTTATGAACAAGGTTGGGGTGCATTGTCGACTGTAGCGGCGTATGATTCAAAAAATGAGAAATGGGCAGGAAAAGTTCGTCTTGATGTGAACGTCACTGATCAGCTGTCACTGTGGGTGATGGGTGGCTATAAGTCAAATAAAGACCGGTATCTTGCTACTGAGCTTAATTCTGATGGTTCATTCTATCGCGGAATTCGTCTGCGTGACAGCTTCTACGGCACCTGGGGTGGAGACTGGGCAGTTTGGGGCGGCGCTAAGTTCAAGGCTACGGACAAGGCTAGCTTTAATGTGCAACTGGCCTATGAAGATGCGAAGACACTCGCAGCGACAGCAAACATTGCTTATGAAATGGTGCCTGGTTTCACCGTTACACCTGAAGTGTCTTACACCAAATGGAACGACAAACTTTCGGACCTCAAAGGAAAATCAGCCTGGCAAGGCATGGTGCGTTTTCAGCGTTCGTTCTGA
- a CDS encoding phosphoethanolamine--lipid A transferase gives MNSRPKTNWRISVNSITLGFLVTLYLIVFNNNAFWIRSSELLSTYNILALFTFLFCLIFALCVAFSAKYITKPIFIFLIVTSASASWFVDRFGTIIDVEMLQSIADTTPAEAGHLISFGFVVHLALFGFLPALLVASVKIKHRPIAAKIRQNSVYILGALLTAVAVFLSQAGTFTSLGREHRDWIAKLNPVMPVGNAVKLALRASKSKNTVVQPIGMDARVTRNLTESRKPRLVVVVAGETARAESFSLNGYSRNTNAALERENIFYFSKTSSCGTITAVSLPCMFSSYTHSDYSHQKGLETENLLDVLVHAGIQVDWWENNTGHKGVANRTGSQSMSHSEYPGYCKNGECQDGIFLEKIDEYLNNVKQDTVLVLHQLGSHGPAYYLRYPEEYRRFTPDCRTSDFSKCTKQEIVNSYDNTIAYTDHILASLIQKLRHHQEALETSLVYMSDHGESLGEFGIYLHGAPYFMAPSQQTYVPYLLWLGDKRIPSRQDACIRLETKKSQSHDNLFHTVLGLMHVETEVYLHDLDTLSSCRSNKS, from the coding sequence ATGAACTCACGACCAAAAACAAATTGGCGAATAAGTGTTAACAGTATCACACTAGGTTTTCTCGTCACTTTATATCTTATTGTCTTTAACAATAATGCATTCTGGATTCGCTCTTCCGAATTGCTATCTACATACAACATTTTAGCTCTATTCACATTCTTATTCTGTCTGATATTCGCGCTATGTGTCGCGTTTTCCGCGAAGTACATTACTAAGCCGATATTTATTTTTCTGATTGTAACTTCGGCGTCAGCGTCTTGGTTCGTCGACAGGTTTGGTACAATTATCGATGTCGAAATGCTGCAGAGTATTGCTGATACTACTCCGGCCGAAGCTGGACATCTAATAAGCTTTGGTTTTGTTGTTCATCTCGCGCTTTTTGGCTTCCTGCCCGCTCTTCTCGTGGCTTCAGTCAAAATTAAGCATCGACCAATAGCGGCCAAGATCAGGCAAAACTCTGTCTATATTTTGGGGGCTTTGTTGACGGCAGTTGCGGTATTTTTAAGCCAGGCTGGCACATTCACATCTTTGGGCCGTGAGCATCGTGACTGGATCGCCAAGCTTAATCCTGTAATGCCAGTTGGAAATGCTGTTAAGCTTGCCTTAAGGGCCAGTAAGAGCAAAAATACTGTCGTGCAACCGATCGGAATGGATGCCAGGGTCACACGAAATCTTACTGAATCACGCAAACCCCGGCTTGTCGTCGTTGTGGCAGGCGAAACAGCGCGAGCAGAGTCGTTTTCTTTAAACGGTTACAGCAGAAACACAAATGCAGCATTAGAGAGAGAAAACATCTTTTATTTCTCAAAAACATCGAGTTGTGGGACGATCACTGCAGTTTCCCTTCCATGCATGTTTTCTTCATACACCCATTCTGATTATTCCCATCAAAAAGGACTTGAGACGGAGAACCTCCTTGACGTCTTGGTTCACGCAGGCATTCAAGTGGATTGGTGGGAAAATAACACCGGACATAAGGGTGTTGCGAACCGAACCGGAAGTCAGTCAATGTCACATTCTGAATATCCGGGGTACTGCAAAAATGGAGAGTGCCAGGATGGCATTTTCTTGGAGAAAATAGATGAGTACCTTAATAATGTTAAGCAGGATACCGTACTGGTTTTACATCAATTAGGTAGCCATGGGCCTGCGTATTATTTGCGATATCCAGAGGAGTATCGCCGCTTCACACCTGACTGCCGGACCTCAGATTTTTCGAAGTGTACAAAGCAAGAAATTGTCAATTCTTACGATAACACAATTGCATATACAGACCATATTCTCGCATCTTTGATACAGAAGCTTCGTCATCACCAAGAGGCACTTGAGACGTCGTTGGTTTATATGTCGGATCACGGTGAGTCACTTGGAGAGTTTGGCATCTATCTTCATGGCGCCCCTTACTTTATGGCCCCTTCACAACAAACATATGTACCGTATCTCCTCTGGCTGGGCGATAAAAGGATACCTAGCCGCCAGGATGCGTGTATCCGCCTTGAAACGAAAAAGTCTCAAAGTCATGACAACCTGTTTCATACCGTTCTGGGGTTAATGCATGTGGAAACGGAAGTTTATCTGCATGATCTGGATACCCTCTCATCATGCCGGAGTAATAAGTCGTAA
- a CDS encoding diacylglycerol kinase, with amino-acid sequence MKQFIPSKKKGVAHLFASTTYSLGVARRLLKEEAAKHELAGFMLVSIGFFLAGVSIQKHIVFFLLFLILIALQALNTAIEEIVDVVSPTYSTAARHAKDLGSLAVFCMIVVNVIYVCHVFIMPWL; translated from the coding sequence ATGAAACAGTTTATTCCATCTAAGAAAAAAGGTGTTGCTCATCTCTTTGCTTCCACCACCTACTCTCTCGGCGTCGCCCGCCGTCTCTTAAAAGAAGAGGCGGCAAAACATGAATTGGCTGGCTTCATGTTAGTTTCTATAGGGTTCTTCCTGGCAGGCGTGAGTATTCAAAAGCATATCGTTTTTTTCCTATTGTTCCTGATTTTGATTGCGCTGCAGGCATTGAATACGGCTATTGAGGAAATCGTTGACGTTGTGTCGCCTACTTATTCGACCGCTGCACGCCATGCTAAAGATTTGGGATCTTTAGCCGTTTTTTGCATGATTGTTGTTAACGTCATCTACGTCTGCCATGTATTTATAATGCCATGGCTGTAA
- a CDS encoding nitronate monooxygenase family protein gives MALPDILKNKLRIPVVGAPLFIISNPALVLAQCKAGIVGSFPALNARPEAQLDEWLSEITESLAAYNAANPERPAAPFAVNQIVHRSNKRLEHDLSLCVKYKVPIVISSLGAVPEVNAAIHSYGGIVLHDVINNRHASSAIRKGADGLIAVAAGAGGHAGLLSPFALIQEIREWFDGPLLLSGAIANGGAILAAQAMGADLAYIGSPFIATTEARASDAYKQMIVESNSSDIVYSNYFTGIAGNYLKPSITNSGLDPENLPQADATKMDFDKAQQEGAKAWKDIWGCGQGIGAVKEVTTTSQLVERLSSEYTAACNRICDSA, from the coding sequence ATGGCATTGCCGGATATTTTGAAGAACAAACTGCGCATACCCGTTGTTGGAGCGCCACTGTTTATCATCTCCAATCCGGCCTTGGTCCTGGCGCAATGCAAAGCAGGAATTGTCGGCTCATTTCCTGCTTTGAACGCGCGCCCGGAAGCGCAGCTCGACGAATGGCTTTCCGAAATTACAGAAAGTCTGGCCGCATATAATGCCGCCAATCCTGAGCGCCCTGCGGCTCCTTTTGCCGTTAATCAGATTGTTCATCGTTCAAACAAGCGGCTCGAGCACGACCTTAGTCTTTGTGTGAAATACAAAGTTCCGATTGTAATTTCGTCGCTCGGCGCGGTTCCTGAAGTCAATGCTGCGATCCATTCTTATGGCGGCATCGTACTCCATGACGTTATCAATAACCGCCACGCCAGCTCAGCCATCCGCAAAGGTGCCGACGGCCTTATTGCAGTTGCAGCAGGCGCTGGTGGCCACGCGGGTTTGCTTTCGCCCTTCGCACTGATTCAAGAAATCCGCGAATGGTTTGATGGTCCACTGCTACTTTCCGGTGCGATCGCCAATGGCGGCGCCATTCTCGCAGCACAAGCCATGGGCGCGGACCTCGCCTATATCGGCTCTCCTTTTATCGCCACGACCGAAGCCCGCGCTTCAGATGCCTACAAACAAATGATCGTGGAATCGAACTCGTCCGACATCGTTTATTCGAACTACTTCACTGGCATTGCCGGCAATTACCTCAAGCCATCAATCACAAACTCTGGCCTCGATCCGGAAAATCTGCCGCAAGCTGACGCCACAAAAATGGACTTCGACAAAGCACAACAGGAAGGCGCAAAAGCCTGGAAGGACATCTGGGGTTGCGGACAAGGAATTGGCGCCGTGAAGGAAGTAACGACCACGTCACAACTGGTTGAGCGCCTCTCATCAGAATATACCGCAGCGTGCAACCGCATCTGTGACAGCGCATAA